Within the Garra rufa chromosome 16, GarRuf1.0, whole genome shotgun sequence genome, the region TATTATCGGATTGTTATTGAATTGTATACATGAGCTAATACAGGAAGCATTACTAAGCTCACGTTAATCAACAAAACAACTGAGATCCCGTTTAATATTGTAATTGTTTCCATAGTCAACAACATAATAAAATGAGGAAACTAGAATGCTACTTTTGGTTGCTTGCTTCCCAAATTTTCTAAAGAGAAAAACTCCCTAGTCatctcaaaacatttttaatcAAACTCTGCTGAAAACCAGTAAAGTTGGACACTTAAGTTTATTCTTTATGAgtgcatattgtattttaaaatatgtgtaGCATATATCTGGaacatattttaaacaaatgtatgTACACCATTACATTATGCCCTGTTTGAAACTGACATGACAGGAAACTACCAAATGTGTTAATCTGCCGAGACATTAACATGATAATCTCAAAATGGCCAAACATCGACCTGTTTGATAAATGGGTCGAAGATCAACTTCTGAGGAAACTATTTTGTCACTCAAAACCCCTAAACCACCATCAAAACAACAACATCAATAGTCATCACCGTCAGACTCTGAAACCGGACCAGATTACCAGCTCGGTCTAGAGGTCGACTCGACTTGCTTTGACTGGATCTGATAATGTGGGTTTGGTTAGCCAAGCTAAATCACACTGACGTACGTGCGAATTCACGCGGGCCACGGGCCAACAAAGGCGGAGCATTTGACGTCAACGCCCTCAACTAAAGCTGGGGAGGTCGTATATAAGCGCTGCGTAGCGCCTTCAAGTCAGAACAAGAAGGAGATTAATAAAGCAGTGAATTTTCGATTGGAAACAAAATAATCTAAATTTCAGCGCGCTCAACGGACTCTTACTGGATCAAACTTTCAAACAAAGGACTTTAAAGAAAGCTTTTCAAGTGTCGGACTCGTATCGTTTGTCTCGCTGTATGTATTTagatctgtcattatttactatgGTCATCATGGAAGTGCCCACCATCGACTCGGCCGCGCTTCGTGATCTACTGGAGGGAGATGATCCGGACTGTCTGGTTCTGGACTGCCGCTCGTTTTTCTCCTTCAGCTCGTCTCATATATCCGGCTCGAGCAATGTGCGCTTCAGTACAATCGTACGCCGGAGGGCCAGAGGGGGTCTGGGGCTAGAGCACATTGTACCCAACGAGGAAACCAGGAACAGGCTTCTGTCCGGGGAATACCAGAGTGTTGTGTTTTTGGATGACCGCAGTTCGGACATGGGAGAGGTGAAGAAAGACGGGACTTTAATGCTCGCAGTAAACGCTTTGTGTCGCAGTCGTTGTGGAGCAAGTGTATTCCTTCTTAAAGGTACGAAAATATTCTTCTAGAACttgttttttaatgttgttattatAGTATCACTTAGTATAATGTTAAccttatttttgttaaaaaataacaacCTATATTTTGCCGTCTCCAGGTGGATTCGAATCATTTTCCAATGAGTTTCCTGACATGTGTATGAAGCCAGTTGTACCACAAAGCTTGAGTTTACCTCTGAGCTCTAGCTGCCATCCAAACACTGCTGATTCCTCCTGTACAACCCCTCTGTATGATCAGGTAAGGTATACATATATTCTTTCAGTAAGCACATGTGATGTAAATACAAATATTTGATCTCATTGCGAGTGAGCTTGTTCACTAATTTCCTGTTTTGTTCTTTAGGGTGGCCCAGTAGAAATCTTGCCCTTCCTATATTTAGGCAGTGCCTATCATGCCTCCAGAAAAGACATGCTGGACATGTTGGGAATCACAGCCCTCATTAACGTCTCTTCCAACTGCCCCAACCACTTTGAAGACCACTTTCAGTACAAGAGTATTCCTGTTGAGGACAATCACAAAGCCAACATCGGTTCCTGGTTCAACGAAGCCATCGAATTTATCGGTGAGTATCATTTTTAAATGAACCCCTGTTACGAAATGGGGAACAGATGTCACCATATGAGGAGCTTTGGCAGGCAAGCAGACTCTCAGCCCAACCCCCATTCAGCTGTCTGAATTGAATTTTTCAAAAGTTCCCTCCATTTTCGACCAGCTGGCCTGACAGCAACTAAGTCTTGCATCATCCTCTCATCTTGTCTAAAGAGGTGCCCCCTTTTCAAATAACACCAGGCCGTGACCTGATCTTTTCATGGGGCAACTGGCTCCGTCTGAATGCTTTGCATCCTTTGTTTAGCCTGAACAAAAGGTAGTGTCTCTGGGTCTCTGTTGCCCTCCTATCAGATCAGTGCACTTAGCAGGGATGCCGCAACCCCCCATTGTGTATTCAGGCCTGTCGGGAGGGGGTTTCCCCTTTTACTCGAACCCCTGCGTGGTTTAACTTTTCCAGATTGCTTCCTTGATTAGAAAACCTACAGAGTAGAATTTAAAATTGAATGTGTTTTTGTTCAATTGAGTTTTAACCAACACACTATTTTCTCTTGTCCCACAGATTCTGTACGGAATAAAGGTGGACGCGTCTTCGTTCACTGCCAAGCGGGTATTTCGCGTTCTGCTACCATCTGTTTGGCTTATCTGATGCGCACCAACCGCGTCAAACTCGAAGAGGCCTTTGAGTTTGTCAAACAGCGGCGTAGCATCATCTCACCCAACTTCAGCTTCATGGGACAGCTTTTGCAGTTCGAATCCCAAGTGCTCGCCTCCTCTACATGTTCCTCGGAAGCAGGAAGCCCCGCCATTAGCAAAAACAGCACAGTGTTCAATTTCCCCATCCACACAGCGACCAGCCCTCTTTCCTTCCTGCAGAGTCCCATCACTACCTCACCCTCCTGCTGAGACTGACTCTTCAAAGTGGTGTCCTTTGTTTTCTCACCTCTTGACTGGGGAGAGTTTTATTTATATGATGACTGTATGATCCCTGAGGTGATCTTTCCAGTATTAAAGCTCAGGAACGTTTAGTTCCTGTGTTCCAATATTCCGTGATTGCTCACTATTGTGTGTTGAAGACAACGGCTGATTAAAGCCTAGCTCCCCCAGACTGTTTTAGCAGTTTAACACTGTGGTCCTTGACCTTGTAAAATTTGATGTGACACAAACCAAGTAGAAACACTCCATCAGATTCCTTCATGATAATCtctcctttttgttttgttttttacttgttGATAAGTCTCTGACTATTGATAATCAGGTTTTCGGTTATCTGTTAGCATTCAAAGAGGCCCCATGTCTTACAGGTTGCTCAGGGATTGTTTTTatgttgatgttgttgttttttctttttcattaggAGAGTAGTCTGAGGAGATGGGAAGTTGTTAGATGTGAAGGTGCTAATTGTATTGTGTACTgctactttttgttttgtttttgatcaGTGAATGTAGTTCTGAGCAGGCTCTGCCTTAAGACAATGGAAGCTGAAGCAAAGAGCCTGTCATGCCTTTTTAGAATGCAATCTGATTCCAGATGTTTGTCAGTCTGTCTGTAAACAAACACAGAATACCTCATGTGTCTGTACTGTTGTCAGTCTGGAAAGAGTCCTCCCAAAAGCACTACTAACAGGAATGACTCTTGCAAGACTGTTTTGATATGTGACTATTTATTgactaaattaatatatttcttacgctatattttttcatatatttgTGATACTTGTTGCTgacaaataaactttttttttcatacatGCAGTCTTATGTGTGGTAATTCTGGGACAAAAATACTGGAGATGCAAATTTAAATCCAACTTTTAATTACAATTTGTAGCAGTCAGTTTTGGATAACCTTTTAAAAACGTATCTGCTTCACAATGCAGTGAAAAACATATACAGAAATGCAAAATACAAGATGAGTATATGCCAGGAATTTCAGGTTTGGCCCAtcgaatttgtttttatttaactaAACATGACAAAGACACTTTCATAAACCTTACCTTTTTTTGGTTTTCCGGAAACTAATGTGTGTCATTCATAATCtagtttaattgttttattattaactgTAATCATAATTTATATACTcatttcattgattcattcatgaaTTGATTGGTCATATATTACTAttagtttttatattgtttttccaTTGTTTAGTCTTGATGATGTGTGGTTTCAAGGGCTATTTGTCTTCATGAATAAGAGATAAGAGTGAAAGTTTATGGAAATGCAAGGTTTGTTGTTGTGAAGCAGTTTGGTTTAACACTTGTTTGATTTGTGCTGGTCAGACAAAGTGTACTATACACAACTAGACTACTGAATGAATTCTGCTCCGTTTTATCAGAGCTTCTGCTCTTCATTGGCTTTGCTCAGTCAACTTCTTGGCTGATAAAAGACTGTTAATAGAGTTTTGGATACCAGACAAGAATTGATAT harbors:
- the dusp1 gene encoding dual specificity protein phosphatase 1 — translated: MYLDLSLFTMVIMEVPTIDSAALRDLLEGDDPDCLVLDCRSFFSFSSSHISGSSNVRFSTIVRRRARGGLGLEHIVPNEETRNRLLSGEYQSVVFLDDRSSDMGEVKKDGTLMLAVNALCRSRCGASVFLLKGGFESFSNEFPDMCMKPVVPQSLSLPLSSSCHPNTADSSCTTPLYDQGGPVEILPFLYLGSAYHASRKDMLDMLGITALINVSSNCPNHFEDHFQYKSIPVEDNHKANIGSWFNEAIEFIDSVRNKGGRVFVHCQAGISRSATICLAYLMRTNRVKLEEAFEFVKQRRSIISPNFSFMGQLLQFESQVLASSTCSSEAGSPAISKNSTVFNFPIHTATSPLSFLQSPITTSPSC